One genomic segment of Gadus chalcogrammus isolate NIFS_2021 chromosome 3, NIFS_Gcha_1.0, whole genome shotgun sequence includes these proteins:
- the LOC130379349 gene encoding retinal cone rhodopsin-sensitive cGMP 3',5'-cyclic phosphodiesterase subunit gamma-like, with amino-acid sequence MADPAEKKAPPKFKQRSARTFKSRAPKPGQKGFGDDIPGMEGLGTDITVVCPWEAYGDLELGDLAKYGIV; translated from the exons ATGGCAGACCCGGCTGAGAAGAAGGCCCCTCCCAAGTTCAAGCAGAGGTCCGCTCGTACCTTCAAGAGCCGCGCCCCCAAGCCTGGGCAGAAGGG ATTTGGGGACGACATCCCCGGCATGGAGGGTCTCGGCACTGACATCACGGTGGTGTGCCCATGGGAAGCCTACGGGGACTTGGAGCTCGGGGACCTAGCCAAATATGGAATCGTCTAG
- the LOC130379350 gene encoding retinal cone rhodopsin-sensitive cGMP 3',5'-cyclic phosphodiesterase subunit gamma-like — translation MDIAVPAAADKKAAPRFKQRAARTFKSKAPKPGQKGFGDDIPGMEGLGTDITVVCPWEAYGDLELGDLAKYGIV, via the exons ATGGACATTGCTGTTCCAGCCGCCGCCGACAAGAAGGCCGCCCCCAGGTTCAAGCAGAGGGCTGCTCGTACCTTCAAGAGCAAGGCCCCAAAGCCTGGCCAGAAGGG ATTCGGCGACGACATCCCCGGCATGGAGGGTCTCGGCACTGACATCACGGTGGTGTGCCCATGGGAAGCCTACGGGGACCTGGAGCTCGGGGACCTGGCCAAATACGGAATCGTCTAG